A genomic stretch from Corynebacterium kutscheri includes:
- the cmtR gene encoding Cd(II)/Pb(II)-sensing metalloregulatory transcriptional regulator CmtR — protein MLTIASRLDIMNRLGRAMADPTRSRILMSLLDSPSHPAVLSRELGLTRSNVSNHLTCLRDCGIVVAEPEGRQTRYEIADPHLAAALTALVDVTLAVDESAPCIDPACSVPGCCAASSSGDAS, from the coding sequence ATGCTGACCATTGCTTCGCGTCTTGACATCATGAACCGGCTCGGCCGGGCCATGGCCGACCCGACGCGCTCCCGCATCCTGATGTCCCTGCTCGACAGCCCGAGCCACCCCGCGGTGCTCTCGCGCGAGCTGGGGCTGACCCGCTCGAACGTGTCCAACCACCTGACCTGCCTGCGCGACTGCGGGATCGTGGTCGCCGAGCCCGAGGGCCGCCAGACTCGCTACGAGATCGCCGACCCGCACCTGGCCGCGGCGCTGACGGCACTGGTCGATGTGACCCTCGCCGTGGACGAGAGCGCGCCGTGCATCGACCCGGCTTGCTCGGTGCCGGGCTGCTGCGCCGCGAGCAGTTCGGGGGACGCCTCGTGA
- a CDS encoding heavy metal translocating P-type ATPase, with translation MSAACGCDEPTTSPADEAEEAERPWWRDPGLVVPILSGVAFGTGLALEWSGLHIAALVAFWAGLLLGAYTFVPGAIRNLVVKRKLGIALLMTISAVGAVILGYIEEAAALAFLYSIAEALEDKAMDRARGGLRALLKLVPETATVLRDGISASVPAREIAVGDVLLVRPGERVATDGLVRSGRSSLDTSAITGESIPVEVAPGEAVSAGAINSAGVLEVEATATGTDNSLTTIVELVEQAQAEKGDRARIADRIARPLVPGVMVLAVLVGVLGSLLGDPETWITRALVVLVAASPCALAIAVPVTVVSAIGAATKFGVVIKSGAAFERLGGIRHLAVDKTGTLTRNRPEVTAIVAAHGFDDAQVLAWAAAVEQHSTHPLAAAIAAAGRGTPAAQDVAEEAGHGIGGLVDGRRVAVGSPRWIDAGPLKARVEDLEAEGQTCVLVTVDGFLAGAIGVRDELRPEIPEVVRTLRDQGVEVSMLTGDNSRTAAALAKLAGIGDVHAELRPEDKARIVAGFSETSPTAMIGDGINDAPALAGATVGIAMGATGSDAAIESADVAFTGHDLGLIPQALRHARRGGRIINQNIVLSLAIITVLLPLAITGVLGLAAVVLVHEVAEVVVIANGLRAARARKQ, from the coding sequence GTGAGCGCCGCCTGCGGCTGCGACGAGCCGACGACCAGCCCCGCGGACGAGGCAGAGGAGGCAGAGCGCCCGTGGTGGCGTGATCCCGGCCTGGTCGTGCCGATCCTCTCCGGCGTCGCGTTCGGCACCGGCCTGGCGCTGGAGTGGTCGGGGCTGCACATCGCGGCGCTGGTCGCGTTCTGGGCGGGCCTGCTGCTGGGCGCGTACACGTTCGTGCCCGGTGCGATCCGGAATCTCGTTGTGAAGCGCAAGCTCGGGATCGCGCTGCTGATGACGATCAGCGCCGTGGGCGCGGTGATCCTCGGCTACATCGAGGAGGCGGCCGCGCTGGCGTTCCTCTACTCGATCGCCGAGGCCCTGGAGGACAAGGCGATGGACCGCGCCCGCGGCGGGCTGCGCGCGCTGCTGAAGCTCGTGCCGGAGACCGCGACCGTGCTGCGCGACGGGATCTCCGCCTCGGTCCCGGCCAGGGAGATCGCCGTCGGCGACGTGCTGCTGGTCCGCCCTGGCGAGCGGGTCGCGACCGATGGGCTGGTCCGCTCGGGCCGGTCGAGCCTGGACACTTCGGCGATCACCGGTGAATCGATCCCGGTCGAGGTCGCGCCCGGAGAAGCGGTGTCGGCGGGCGCGATCAACAGCGCCGGCGTGCTGGAGGTCGAGGCGACCGCCACGGGCACCGACAACTCGCTGACCACGATCGTGGAGCTGGTAGAGCAGGCCCAGGCCGAGAAGGGCGACCGAGCCCGGATCGCTGACCGGATCGCCCGCCCGCTGGTGCCCGGCGTGATGGTCCTCGCCGTCCTCGTCGGCGTGCTCGGGTCCCTGCTCGGCGACCCGGAGACCTGGATCACCCGCGCCCTGGTCGTCCTCGTCGCGGCCAGCCCCTGCGCGCTGGCGATCGCGGTGCCCGTCACCGTGGTCTCCGCGATCGGCGCGGCGACCAAGTTCGGCGTCGTCATCAAGAGCGGGGCCGCCTTCGAGCGCCTCGGCGGCATCCGGCACCTGGCCGTGGACAAGACCGGCACTCTGACCCGCAACCGGCCCGAGGTAACCGCCATCGTCGCCGCCCATGGGTTCGACGATGCGCAGGTGCTTGCTTGGGCTGCCGCCGTGGAGCAGCACTCGACGCACCCACTCGCCGCCGCCATCGCCGCCGCGGGCCGGGGAACCCCCGCCGCGCAGGACGTGGCCGAGGAGGCCGGGCACGGCATCGGTGGCCTGGTCGACGGCCGCAGGGTGGCGGTGGGCAGTCCGCGCTGGATCGACGCCGGTCCGCTCAAGGCCCGGGTCGAGGACCTGGAGGCCGAGGGGCAGACCTGCGTGCTCGTCACCGTCGACGGCTTCCTGGCCGGGGCGATCGGCGTCCGCGACGAGCTGCGCCCCGAGATCCCCGAGGTCGTGCGGACCCTGCGCGACCAGGGCGTCGAGGTGAGCATGCTCACTGGCGACAACTCCCGCACCGCTGCTGCGCTGGCGAAGCTGGCCGGGATCGGCGACGTGCACGCCGAGCTGCGTCCCGAGGACAAGGCTCGCATCGTCGCCGGGTTCTCGGAGACGTCGCCGACCGCGATGATCGGCGACGGCATCAACGACGCGCCCGCCCTGGCCGGGGCGACCGTGGGCATCGCGATGGGCGCGACCGGCTCCGACGCCGCGATCGAGTCCGCCGACGTCGCCTTCACCGGCCACGACCTTGGCCTCATCCCGCAGGCTCTGCGCCACGCCCGCCGCGGCGGCAGGATCATCAACCAGAACATCGTGCTGTCCTTGGCGATCATCACTGTGCTGCTGCCGCTGGCGATCACCGGCGTGCTCGGCCTGGCAGCGGTCGTCCTCGTGCACGAGGTCGCCGAAGTCGTCGTCATCGCCAACGGACTGCGGGCTGCGCGTGCCCGCAAGCAATAG
- a CDS encoding ferredoxin reductase domain-containing protein produces MFNHARVIAEISSRREEFFAMVASHFYADVPLARLSFRLQPSLVDTLIAGLSHPLNITAWAHDLAHRGVDRSFYVPLSAALQHAVCHICSALPLVDVLAVEHRIDQIMKQLLAVNVDTLSAPIPAEVVEIERRSSRITVVRLIAEAPLSYKPGEYLQVTTDYFTGIWRCLYPSVPANEHGQVEFHLFHTNLTTPIGLLASARIGEKWLLANGYGKLSLSGNDLVMISHNTGLAPLRCIIIDYLMRTNAPRVHLFVGADSPGELYELQSLWGIAASAPWLSVTPVVGTILDPWWVRPTQACVAPRGLHLTQLGDPADVVASYGTWEDRDILISGSKQRVDYSSRTLIRAGTPIKNISSLHFNHIPAWMTD; encoded by the coding sequence GTGTTTAATCACGCTAGAGTCATCGCAGAAATCTCCTCCCGCCGGGAGGAGTTCTTTGCGATGGTTGCTAGCCATTTTTATGCTGATGTTCCGCTTGCCCGGCTCAGTTTTCGACTCCAGCCATCGCTCGTCGATACTCTTATCGCAGGGCTAAGCCATCCACTTAATATCACGGCATGGGCACATGATCTTGCCCACCGCGGAGTGGATAGATCTTTTTATGTGCCGCTTTCAGCTGCCCTACAACATGCTGTCTGTCATATTTGTTCTGCGCTTCCTCTTGTCGACGTACTTGCTGTAGAGCATCGCATTGATCAAATTATGAAACAGTTGCTTGCGGTGAACGTCGATACGCTTTCTGCACCAATACCAGCTGAAGTTGTAGAAATAGAACGGCGCAGTTCCCGGATTACTGTGGTACGTCTTATTGCCGAAGCTCCACTATCCTATAAACCTGGTGAATATCTCCAAGTCACTACCGATTACTTTACCGGGATATGGCGTTGCTTATATCCATCAGTACCGGCCAACGAACACGGTCAAGTAGAATTTCATCTTTTCCATACCAACTTAACCACGCCTATTGGTTTGCTTGCCTCTGCACGGATTGGCGAAAAATGGCTGCTAGCCAACGGCTATGGGAAACTCTCACTCAGTGGCAATGATCTAGTTATGATTAGCCATAACACCGGGTTGGCTCCACTGCGCTGCATTATTATCGATTATCTTATGCGCACTAATGCTCCCCGGGTACATCTTTTTGTTGGCGCAGATTCTCCAGGAGAACTGTACGAACTACAAAGTCTCTGGGGAATTGCTGCTAGCGCCCCGTGGCTTTCAGTTACCCCAGTTGTAGGAACTATTCTCGATCCTTGGTGGGTGCGACCCACCCAGGCATGTGTTGCGCCACGGGGTTTACACCTTACCCAACTTGGCGATCCTGCGGATGTAGTGGCTAGCTATGGTACTTGGGAAGACCGCGATATTTTAATTTCTGGATCCAAACAACGTGTTGACTACAGCAGCCGCACTTTAATCCGTGCTGGTACCCCAATCAAAAATATTTCCTCACTGCACTTTAACCATATCCCCGCATGGATGACAGATTAA
- a CDS encoding carbon-nitrogen hydrolase family protein, whose translation MKVCLAQVRTTADKNKNYEILKNKIWTAVKQQARLIVFPEASMQAFGTGRLDIQAEPSDGNFVQQLHACAREHNIGVIFGMFSPADSVNRDGKTVNRVTNTLAVLLPDGRQFFYDKIHTYDSFNYRESDTVKPGKELVTFEYEDINFGLATCYDVRFPGQFRSLAHKGAEVIVLPASWAGGAGKYQQWQTLTSARALDSTCFIIAVDQAASGEEDTSAPTGIGYSALIDPTGVRLREAGAGEENLFVEIDPTVVEKTRKTLTVLLASDHYAS comes from the coding sequence ATGAAAGTATGTTTAGCGCAGGTCAGAACAACCGCAGATAAAAATAAGAACTATGAAATTTTAAAAAATAAAATATGGACTGCCGTAAAGCAGCAAGCACGCTTGATTGTTTTTCCTGAGGCAAGTATGCAAGCTTTTGGTACTGGGCGGTTAGATATTCAGGCTGAACCTAGCGATGGCAACTTCGTCCAACAATTGCACGCATGTGCTCGTGAGCATAATATCGGGGTTATTTTTGGCATGTTTAGCCCGGCAGATTCGGTTAACCGGGACGGAAAAACAGTGAATCGAGTAACGAACACCCTAGCGGTTTTACTTCCCGATGGTAGACAGTTTTTTTATGACAAAATCCATACCTACGATTCTTTTAATTATCGGGAATCCGATACGGTAAAACCGGGCAAAGAGCTAGTGACCTTTGAATATGAAGATATTAATTTTGGTCTAGCTACCTGTTATGATGTGCGCTTTCCGGGACAATTTCGTAGCTTAGCGCACAAGGGAGCCGAGGTTATTGTGCTGCCAGCATCCTGGGCCGGAGGCGCCGGAAAATATCAGCAATGGCAAACGCTGACTAGTGCCAGGGCATTAGACTCCACATGTTTTATTATTGCCGTAGATCAGGCGGCAAGTGGTGAAGAAGACACTAGTGCTCCCACAGGTATTGGCTATTCTGCGCTTATTGATCCAACTGGGGTTCGATTAAGAGAAGCCGGTGCGGGAGAAGAAAACTTATTTGTTGAGATTGATCCGACAGTAGTGGAGAAGACACGTAAAACTTTAACGGTGTTGTTAGCTAGTGATCATTATGCCAGCTAG
- a CDS encoding LLM class flavin-dependent oxidoreductase translates to MPASNRCSVQRHNSDIRYENPLYLAEELAALDLLADQRLAIGVSRGSPEPSLRSYETFGYIPQPGDEQGASMAREKFLQLISAIRGEGLGTAAPLEEQYPQIYQPGSTLPIMPHSPGLDRRIWWGAASEKSAIQAAYDGVNLMSSTLVFGSGKPLNVLQAEHIHAYRDAWKEAGHKWNPRVSVSRSIFPVTNERERELFSGGQTHDEVGIIDNNEATFGRVYVDTPDKLVEQLLADEAVQAADTLLLTIPNQVGVKINVDILRNFAEHVAPALGWEPAQNGLASGYPIG, encoded by the coding sequence GTGCCCGCAAGCAATAGGTGTTCCGTCCAACGCCATAACTCAGACATACGCTACGAAAACCCACTCTACTTAGCCGAAGAACTTGCCGCACTCGATCTACTTGCCGATCAGCGTCTTGCAATTGGGGTCTCGCGGGGTTCACCAGAACCGTCGCTACGCAGCTATGAAACCTTCGGTTACATTCCCCAGCCTGGCGACGAACAAGGTGCGAGTATGGCACGTGAGAAATTCCTCCAGCTTATCTCAGCTATTCGTGGCGAAGGGCTAGGTACTGCAGCCCCCTTGGAAGAACAATATCCACAGATTTATCAGCCAGGTTCTACTCTGCCAATTATGCCGCATTCTCCAGGTCTGGATCGTCGTATATGGTGGGGTGCAGCCAGCGAGAAAAGTGCTATCCAAGCAGCTTATGATGGGGTCAACCTTATGAGTTCAACCTTGGTATTCGGCTCTGGGAAACCATTAAACGTATTACAAGCTGAACATATTCATGCCTATCGCGATGCATGGAAAGAAGCTGGACATAAGTGGAACCCACGAGTGAGCGTATCGCGTTCTATTTTCCCAGTAACCAATGAGCGAGAACGCGAACTTTTTAGCGGCGGACAAACCCATGATGAAGTAGGCATCATCGACAATAACGAGGCAACCTTTGGCCGTGTTTATGTTGATACTCCCGATAAGCTTGTGGAACAACTGCTTGCCGACGAAGCCGTGCAAGCAGCCGACACTTTGCTACTAACTATCCCTAACCAAGTTGGGGTAAAAATCAATGTCGATATTTTGCGTAACTTCGCCGAACATGTCGCACCAGCATTAGGATGGGAACCTGCTCAAAACGGCCTCGCCAGTGGGTACCCCATCGGATAA